One window from the genome of Microbacterium sulfonylureivorans encodes:
- the pyrH gene encoding UMP kinase, with the protein MINETTGRRRVLLKLSGEAFGGGQLGVNPDVVSQMAREIAEAVDRVEIAVVVGGGNFFRGAELSQRGMDRGRADYMGMLGTVMNALALQDFLEQAGAATRVQSAISMTQVAEPYIPRRAERHMEKGRVVIFGAGAGLPYFSTDTVAAQRALEIDAQEVLVAKNGVDGVYTADPKKDASATKIDRITYLDALQRGLKVVDSTAFSLCMDNKMDMRVFGMEPAGNVTRALLGESIGTLVTA; encoded by the coding sequence GTGATCAATGAGACCACCGGGCGCCGCCGCGTCCTCCTGAAGCTGTCGGGCGAGGCGTTCGGCGGAGGCCAGCTCGGCGTCAACCCCGACGTCGTCAGCCAGATGGCCCGCGAGATCGCCGAGGCCGTCGATCGCGTCGAGATCGCCGTGGTCGTCGGCGGCGGCAACTTCTTCCGCGGTGCGGAGCTCAGCCAGCGCGGCATGGACCGCGGCCGTGCGGACTACATGGGCATGCTCGGCACCGTGATGAACGCCCTTGCGCTGCAGGACTTCCTCGAGCAGGCCGGCGCCGCGACGCGCGTGCAGTCCGCCATCTCGATGACGCAGGTCGCCGAGCCGTACATTCCGCGCCGTGCGGAGCGCCACATGGAGAAGGGCCGCGTCGTGATCTTCGGCGCCGGCGCCGGACTGCCGTACTTCTCCACCGACACGGTCGCCGCGCAGCGCGCGCTGGAGATCGACGCGCAGGAGGTGCTCGTTGCGAAGAACGGCGTCGACGGCGTCTACACCGCTGATCCGAAGAAGGATGCCTCGGCCACCAAGATCGATCGGATCACCTACCTCGACGCGCTCCAGCGCGGTCTCAAGGTCGTCGACTCGACCGCGTTCAGCCTCTGCATGGACAACAAGATGGACATGCGCGTGTTCGGCATGGAGCCGGCCGGCAACGTCACCCGGGCGCTGCTCGGCGAATCGATCGGCACGCTGGTCACGGCGTGA
- the frr gene encoding ribosome recycling factor, giving the protein MIADVLADAGARMDRAVEAAKEDFATVRTGRANPQLFQKVLVDYYGTPTPLAQLASINSPEARSLIITPYDKSALKAIEQAIRDIPNLGVNPTNDGNLVRVTMPELTEERRKEYVKLVRSKGEDHKVHLRGIRRKSKDDLDSLKSEIGEDELARAEKELDALTRAHVDAIDEALKRKEAELLEV; this is encoded by the coding sequence GTGATCGCGGACGTCTTGGCCGATGCCGGAGCGCGCATGGACCGCGCCGTCGAGGCTGCGAAGGAGGACTTCGCGACGGTTCGCACCGGGCGTGCCAACCCTCAGCTGTTCCAGAAGGTCCTCGTGGACTACTACGGAACTCCGACGCCGCTCGCGCAGCTCGCGTCGATCAACAGCCCTGAGGCCCGGTCGCTCATCATCACGCCCTACGACAAGTCGGCGCTGAAGGCCATCGAGCAGGCGATCCGCGACATCCCGAACCTGGGCGTCAATCCGACCAACGACGGCAACCTCGTGCGCGTCACCATGCCCGAGCTCACCGAGGAGCGCCGCAAGGAGTACGTCAAGCTCGTCCGCTCCAAGGGCGAAGACCACAAGGTGCACCTGCGCGGCATCCGGCGCAAGTCCAAGGACGACCTCGACTCCCTGAAGAGCGAGATCGGCGAGGACGAGCTTGCTCGTGCCGAGAAGGAGCTCGACGCCCTCACGCGCGCGCACGTCGATGCGATCGACGAGGCACTCAAGCGCAAAGAGGCCGAGCTTCTCGAGGTCTGA
- a CDS encoding alpha/beta hydrolase, translating into MEIRGPLLLPAHREQIELETIDGLTLVGELALPEHREPVATLVTLHPLPTAGGFMDSHILRKAAGRLPALADLAVLRFNTRGTSSPRGTSDGAFDGGRAEAFDLAAAMDFVRERGLPRPWLVGWSFGTELALKYGRDHGVEGAVLLSPPLHRATDEEIAAWAGDERRLIVLVPEFDDYLRPDAAATRFASVPEAVVIPVEGGKHLWVGENQTRRVLTEIVAAVNPDALPLPTEWDGPVVADV; encoded by the coding sequence ATGGAGATCCGCGGACCGCTGCTTCTGCCCGCGCACCGCGAGCAGATCGAGCTCGAGACGATCGACGGGCTGACGCTGGTCGGCGAGCTCGCCCTTCCGGAGCATCGCGAACCCGTCGCGACGCTCGTCACACTGCATCCGCTGCCCACCGCCGGTGGCTTCATGGACTCCCACATCCTCCGTAAGGCGGCCGGGCGGCTGCCGGCCCTCGCGGACCTCGCGGTGCTCCGGTTCAACACCCGCGGAACGAGCTCGCCGCGCGGCACCAGCGACGGCGCATTCGACGGGGGCCGTGCCGAGGCGTTCGACCTCGCCGCAGCCATGGACTTCGTCCGCGAGCGCGGCCTGCCGCGCCCGTGGCTCGTCGGCTGGTCGTTCGGGACCGAACTGGCCCTGAAGTACGGGCGCGACCACGGTGTGGAAGGGGCGGTGCTCCTGTCGCCTCCGCTTCATCGGGCGACGGACGAGGAGATCGCGGCGTGGGCGGGCGACGAGCGGCGCCTCATCGTGCTCGTTCCCGAGTTCGACGACTACCTGCGGCCGGATGCCGCCGCCACCCGATTCGCGAGTGTGCCCGAAGCCGTGGTCATCCCCGTCGAGGGCGGCAAGCACCTCTGGGTGGGCGAGAACCAGACCCGTCGCGTTCTGACCGAGATCGTCGCGGCCGTCAACCCCGACGCGCTGCCTCTCCCGACGGAGTGGGACGGACCGGTCGTCGCCGACGTCTGA
- a CDS encoding phosphatidate cytidylyltransferase gives MADASGETPGGDESLPDVPLTRREAQARRENDSEIDAPEESGEALLVAPEVPVRPSLPVSEDSGPVIQSHIRAARSEFENQVAHARAEFEEANERIKQRTGRDLILAILIGVAAGALLLSSLIFVKELFLVFALAAVLLGVFEFSRALVAAGRKVDLIPQLVAGGIVVLSGFFFELWLHWVVVFVAVAVVVVWRLLVQMASHDGRTYGAVLGDVLIGGFVQLYVPFFGSLCVVLLAQDGGEWWVLAFIGVVVAADTGAYAAGLSFGRHPMAPRISPKKTWEGFAGAFAAAVLAGVLLGIFMLGLDWWMGVVIGIVILGTATAGDLGESMIKRDLGIKDMSSWLPGHGGVLDRLDSILPSTAAALALYYLFTPLVAQ, from the coding sequence ATGGCCGACGCATCCGGTGAAACGCCGGGGGGAGACGAGTCCCTCCCCGACGTTCCGCTGACGCGCCGTGAGGCGCAGGCTCGCCGAGAGAACGACTCCGAGATCGACGCGCCCGAAGAGTCGGGCGAGGCGCTCCTCGTCGCACCGGAGGTGCCCGTCCGACCGTCCCTTCCGGTGTCGGAGGACTCCGGACCGGTCATCCAGTCCCACATCCGAGCAGCGCGCTCGGAGTTCGAGAACCAGGTCGCGCACGCGCGGGCCGAGTTCGAGGAGGCGAACGAGCGGATCAAGCAGCGCACGGGTCGCGATCTCATCCTCGCGATCCTCATCGGCGTGGCCGCAGGCGCGCTGCTTCTCAGCTCGCTGATCTTCGTCAAGGAGCTCTTCCTGGTGTTCGCGCTGGCGGCGGTGCTGCTCGGCGTGTTCGAGTTCTCGAGGGCGCTCGTCGCCGCCGGCCGCAAGGTCGATCTGATCCCGCAGCTGGTCGCCGGCGGGATCGTCGTCCTCTCGGGCTTCTTCTTCGAGCTCTGGCTGCATTGGGTCGTCGTGTTCGTCGCAGTGGCGGTGGTCGTGGTCTGGCGGCTGCTGGTCCAGATGGCCTCGCACGACGGCCGCACGTACGGAGCCGTCCTCGGCGACGTGCTCATCGGCGGCTTCGTCCAGCTCTATGTGCCGTTCTTCGGGAGCCTGTGCGTCGTGCTGCTCGCGCAGGACGGCGGCGAATGGTGGGTGCTCGCGTTCATCGGCGTCGTCGTCGCGGCCGACACCGGAGCGTACGCCGCAGGGCTGTCGTTCGGACGGCATCCGATGGCTCCCCGCATCAGTCCCAAGAAGACCTGGGAGGGCTTCGCGGGGGCGTTCGCCGCAGCGGTGCTCGCCGGCGTGCTCCTGGGCATCTTCATGCTCGGGCTGGACTGGTGGATGGGTGTGGTCATCGGCATCGTGATCCTGGGCACGGCGACCGCCGGCGATCTGGGAGAATCGATGATCAAGCGCGACCTCGGCATCAAGGACATGAGCTCGTGGCTGCCGGGACACGGGGGAGTGCTCGACCGGCTCGACTCGATCCTGCCTTCCACCGCGGCGGCGCTCGCCCTCTACTACCTCTTCACCCCCCTGGTGGCACAATGA
- a CDS encoding DivIVA domain-containing protein, translating into MTTAQTSPKAAFPETHGREKGYQKRAVDDFLSRARDAFEVGGEPLTAMDVRQVAFPLVRHGYVIASVDAALGRIEDAFAARERDAAVAQAGARAWVGQTREAAQAVLDRLARPRGQRFDRVSALRYGYRRDEVDLVADKVSRFLESGDSVTVEQVRSVAFRMQRGGYNEAQVDAVLDTVVEVMLAVG; encoded by the coding sequence ATGACGACTGCACAGACATCGCCCAAGGCGGCCTTCCCGGAGACACACGGGCGCGAGAAGGGCTATCAGAAGCGGGCCGTCGACGACTTTCTGTCGCGCGCGCGCGATGCGTTCGAGGTCGGCGGCGAGCCCCTCACCGCGATGGATGTGCGGCAGGTCGCCTTCCCGCTCGTTCGTCACGGCTACGTGATCGCCTCGGTGGATGCCGCGCTCGGACGGATCGAAGATGCCTTCGCCGCGCGCGAGCGAGACGCCGCCGTCGCGCAGGCGGGGGCGCGCGCCTGGGTCGGACAGACGCGGGAGGCCGCCCAGGCGGTGCTCGACCGGTTGGCGCGGCCGCGCGGACAGCGATTCGATCGGGTGTCTGCGCTGCGCTACGGATACCGGCGCGACGAGGTCGATCTCGTCGCCGACAAGGTGTCGCGCTTCCTCGAGTCGGGGGACTCCGTCACCGTCGAGCAGGTGCGCTCGGTCGCCTTCCGCATGCAGCGCGGGGGCTACAACGAGGCACAGGTGGATGCGGTGCTCGACACCGTGGTCGAGGTCATGCTGGCGGTGGGCTGA
- a CDS encoding AI-2E family transporter yields the protein MRVHNPFRVAFVATLGVGLGLVFIGSIQTLSTILLYVGTALFLSLGLDPVVAWLERRKLPRWAAVLITILAVLAAFAGIILMVIPIIVQQIGQLVVAIEEIVSSGAWDDPVGVIQNWLGDVFPALNVDELWGYIEDWYAGLDVGAIGGEIGSSIIAIGGSILAGLAGAFIVLILTIYFTASTPSLKRSVYQLVPASKRARFIDLGEQITDSVGHYVIGQLSLGVINGVLSAIFLSIISAPFPAVLAVIAFFFSLIPLVGTLTGSTIIVLICLGLGSPTTALIAAIYYLIYMQIEAYVISPRIMGRAVAVPGAVVVIAALAGGALLGLLGALVAIPVAASLLIIYRQVVIPRQNER from the coding sequence ATGAGGGTGCACAATCCGTTCCGGGTCGCGTTCGTCGCGACACTCGGTGTGGGGCTCGGACTCGTGTTCATCGGGAGCATCCAGACGCTGTCGACGATCCTGCTGTACGTCGGAACGGCCCTGTTCCTCTCGCTCGGCCTCGACCCGGTGGTCGCGTGGCTGGAGCGGCGCAAGCTCCCGCGCTGGGCGGCCGTGCTCATCACGATCCTCGCCGTCCTCGCGGCGTTCGCGGGGATCATCCTGATGGTCATCCCGATAATCGTGCAGCAGATCGGCCAGCTGGTCGTGGCGATCGAAGAGATCGTGAGCAGCGGCGCCTGGGACGACCCGGTCGGCGTGATCCAGAACTGGCTGGGCGACGTCTTCCCCGCGCTCAACGTCGATGAGCTGTGGGGCTACATCGAGGACTGGTACGCCGGGCTCGACGTCGGCGCGATCGGCGGCGAGATCGGGAGCAGCATCATCGCGATCGGCGGCTCGATCCTCGCGGGCCTCGCCGGCGCCTTCATCGTGCTGATCCTGACGATCTACTTCACCGCATCGACGCCGAGCCTGAAGCGGTCCGTCTACCAGCTGGTGCCCGCCTCCAAGCGCGCGCGCTTCATCGACCTCGGCGAGCAGATCACCGACTCCGTGGGCCATTACGTCATCGGGCAGCTGAGCCTCGGTGTGATCAACGGCGTGCTCAGCGCGATCTTCCTGTCGATCATCAGCGCGCCGTTCCCCGCAGTGCTCGCCGTGATCGCGTTCTTCTTCTCGCTGATCCCCCTCGTCGGAACGCTGACCGGATCGACGATCATCGTCCTGATCTGCCTCGGTCTGGGCTCACCCACCACGGCCCTCATCGCCGCGATCTACTACCTGATCTACATGCAGATCGAGGCGTACGTGATCTCGCCGCGCATCATGGGTCGTGCGGTCGCGGTGCCCGGCGCGGTCGTCGTGATCGCGGCGCTCGCCGGCGGTGCGCTGCTCGGCCTGCTCGGCGCGCTCGTCGCCATCCCCGTGGCGGCCAGCCTCCTGATCATCTACCGGCAGGTCGTGATTCCCCGCCAGAACGAACGCTGA
- a CDS encoding glycosyl transferase, translating to MRFVWAVAAFVLAAVMIGAGIAQRTIFQGPDTDIVAIAVEEEAPYLLVDGEVLNELPGAQTLRAQGEGEIFAAYGRTADMQAWLVDTPYNMATLDGDGEITTEPVQPETPVESTDVAAGEAAEEVVARSPIGSDLWLDEYQQSDILIAPLQLPADMSVLVASDGTLPAPANVSVSWPIPNATPWAGPLIVGGGILMAVGVLLYILGIRHARRSRGPRRKGLPLPVTEPIDLSVDGVDKGVISSTPATRRSLTGGRRAFAVLPVVAVSALLFTGCSADAWPELGPTPTPTPSATVIEQEGQQAPAVTKPQAERILSRIAATVADADAAMDEQLAATRLDGAALAARATNYNLRAALPDHAAPAAILTKPLEIVLPQANDSWPRSVLAVVDDEETKTSSIMVLTQQDAWAPYKLSYTASLEASTTMPDLAPVYIGAVQPAPDSPFLVMAPEDVAAAYADIINKGEESEFYDMFEVEGDQLRVSIAADRQRRLDKFNETADGTGSMAFSSGPGKYGPFALATVESGAIVAVNINETDTVKPTNEGAVIKLPENATVKALAGAAESATGFLTTFTDQVFFYVPGQGSTDKIRLLGYSSDILDAKVIK from the coding sequence GTGCGTTTCGTGTGGGCCGTGGCGGCATTCGTGCTCGCCGCCGTGATGATCGGTGCGGGCATCGCCCAGCGAACGATCTTTCAAGGACCGGACACCGACATCGTGGCCATCGCGGTGGAGGAAGAGGCTCCGTATCTCCTCGTCGACGGCGAGGTGCTCAATGAGCTCCCCGGCGCGCAGACGCTTCGCGCGCAGGGTGAGGGAGAGATCTTCGCCGCGTACGGGCGCACGGCCGACATGCAGGCCTGGCTCGTCGACACGCCGTACAACATGGCGACCCTCGACGGCGACGGCGAGATCACCACGGAGCCGGTGCAGCCCGAGACCCCCGTCGAGTCGACCGACGTCGCTGCCGGCGAGGCCGCGGAGGAAGTGGTCGCGCGCAGCCCGATCGGCTCCGACCTCTGGCTCGACGAGTACCAGCAGAGCGACATCCTCATCGCGCCGCTCCAGCTTCCGGCAGACATGAGCGTCCTGGTGGCCTCCGACGGCACGCTTCCGGCGCCGGCGAACGTCTCCGTGTCGTGGCCGATTCCGAACGCCACGCCGTGGGCCGGGCCCCTCATCGTGGGCGGCGGCATCCTCATGGCGGTCGGCGTCCTCCTCTACATCCTCGGCATCCGCCACGCGCGTCGCTCCCGCGGTCCTCGCCGCAAGGGCCTGCCGCTGCCGGTCACCGAGCCGATCGATCTCTCGGTCGACGGCGTCGACAAGGGAGTGATCAGCTCCACGCCCGCGACGCGACGATCGCTGACCGGCGGCCGTCGCGCGTTCGCCGTGCTCCCCGTGGTCGCCGTGTCGGCGCTCCTGTTCACCGGCTGCTCAGCGGACGCCTGGCCGGAGCTCGGGCCGACACCGACCCCGACCCCGTCGGCGACGGTCATCGAGCAGGAGGGCCAGCAGGCGCCCGCCGTGACCAAGCCGCAGGCGGAGCGCATCCTGTCCCGCATCGCCGCGACGGTCGCCGATGCGGACGCCGCGATGGATGAGCAGCTCGCGGCGACGCGCCTCGACGGGGCCGCCCTCGCCGCGCGTGCGACGAACTACAACCTGCGCGCTGCGCTCCCCGACCACGCCGCACCCGCGGCGATCCTCACGAAGCCGCTCGAGATCGTGCTGCCGCAGGCGAACGACTCGTGGCCGCGTTCCGTGCTAGCCGTCGTCGACGACGAGGAGACCAAGACCTCGAGCATCATGGTGCTCACGCAGCAGGACGCCTGGGCGCCCTACAAGCTGTCGTACACGGCGAGCCTCGAGGCGTCCACCACGATGCCCGATCTCGCCCCCGTCTACATCGGCGCCGTGCAGCCCGCGCCGGACTCGCCCTTCCTCGTGATGGCGCCGGAGGATGTCGCCGCGGCGTACGCCGACATCATCAACAAGGGCGAGGAGAGCGAGTTCTACGACATGTTCGAGGTCGAGGGCGACCAGCTTCGCGTGAGCATCGCCGCGGACCGCCAGCGCCGGCTCGACAAGTTCAACGAGACCGCGGACGGGACCGGCAGCATGGCGTTCTCGTCGGGACCCGGCAAGTACGGCCCGTTCGCGCTGGCGACGGTCGAGAGCGGCGCGATCGTCGCGGTGAACATCAACGAGACCGATACCGTGAAGCCGACCAACGAGGGAGCCGTGATCAAGCTTCCGGAGAACGCGACCGTCAAGGCTCTCGCAGGTGCGGCGGAGAGTGCGACCGGCTTCCTGACCACCTTCACCGACCAGGTATTCTTCTATGTCCCGGGGCAGGGATCGACCGACAAGATCCGCCTGCTCGGCTACTCGTCCGACATCCTCGATGCAAAGGTGATCAAGTGA
- a CDS encoding lytic transglycosylase domain-containing protein, whose amino-acid sequence MTSGNELIPTRRTRRQDVSTAATTTVVAPRRQAVPKQRWSRRRGVLGVFAAFAAVGFVAAYVGPTGMAMSQANAEEAAPITLYASSLGDVQTLAADETAEAAAARDLGRGDYSVYVKPKPKPVVVEASGSSSSSGWAPPFVTPDPGTAQAIAYDMVKARGWGDDEFSCLVALWNKESGWRVNAYNAGSGAYGIPQALPGSKMGSAGADWETNPATQISWGLGYIGGRYGTPCGAWGHSQSVGWY is encoded by the coding sequence GTGACTTCCGGAAACGAGCTGATCCCCACCCGGCGCACCCGCCGTCAGGATGTGTCGACCGCCGCGACCACCACCGTCGTGGCGCCCCGGCGACAGGCCGTTCCGAAGCAGCGCTGGTCGCGTCGTCGCGGCGTCCTGGGCGTATTCGCGGCCTTCGCCGCGGTCGGATTCGTGGCTGCCTACGTCGGCCCGACGGGAATGGCGATGTCGCAGGCGAACGCCGAGGAGGCGGCGCCCATCACTCTCTACGCGAGCTCGCTGGGCGACGTGCAGACCCTGGCCGCCGATGAGACCGCCGAGGCGGCGGCCGCACGCGATCTCGGTCGCGGCGACTACTCGGTGTACGTGAAGCCAAAGCCGAAACCGGTCGTCGTGGAGGCATCGGGATCGTCCTCGTCGAGCGGCTGGGCACCCCCGTTCGTGACACCCGACCCCGGCACCGCGCAGGCCATCGCGTACGACATGGTGAAGGCGCGCGGCTGGGGCGACGACGAGTTCTCGTGCCTCGTCGCCCTGTGGAACAAGGAATCCGGCTGGCGCGTCAACGCGTACAACGCGGGGAGCGGCGCGTACGGGATTCCCCAGGCGCTGCCCGGCAGCAAGATGGGAAGCGCGGGTGCGGACTGGGAGACCAACCCCGCGACGCAGATCTCGTGGGGCCTCGGCTACATCGGCGGCCGCTACGGCACGCCATGCGGAGCGTGGGGCCACTCGCAGAGCGTGGGCTGGTACTGA
- the rpsB gene encoding 30S ribosomal protein S2 → MAVVTIRQLLDSGVHFGHQTRRWNPKVKRFILTERSGIHIIDLQQSLTYIDKAYEFVKETVAHGGTILFVGTKKQAQEIVAEQATRVGQPYVNQRWLGGLLTNFQTISKRLARMKELEELDYETPANSGFTKKELLIKKRELDKLHKSLGGIRNLQKTPSAIWVIDAKREHLAVDEATKLGIPVIGILDTNADPDEFQYPIPGNDDAIRSVSLLTRIIADAAAEGLIQRHQPTDESADAEPLADWERELLEQGAAEEVAEAVVEAVVEAEAAEGVEVVEVDVTEVVTETADGVEVEVVEVDVVEADTEAADK, encoded by the coding sequence AAGTCAAGCGCTTCATCCTCACCGAGCGCTCGGGCATCCACATCATCGACCTGCAGCAGTCGCTGACGTACATCGACAAGGCGTACGAGTTCGTCAAGGAGACGGTCGCCCACGGCGGCACCATCCTCTTCGTCGGCACCAAGAAGCAGGCGCAGGAGATCGTCGCCGAGCAGGCGACCCGCGTCGGCCAGCCCTACGTCAACCAGCGCTGGCTCGGTGGCCTCCTCACCAACTTCCAGACGATCTCCAAGCGCCTCGCGCGCATGAAGGAGCTCGAGGAGCTCGATTACGAGACCCCGGCGAACAGCGGCTTCACCAAGAAGGAACTGCTGATCAAGAAGCGCGAGCTCGACAAGCTGCACAAGTCGCTCGGCGGTATCCGCAACCTGCAGAAGACGCCGTCGGCGATCTGGGTCATCGACGCCAAGCGCGAGCACCTCGCGGTCGATGAGGCCACGAAGCTCGGCATCCCGGTCATCGGCATCCTCGACACGAACGCCGACCCGGACGAGTTCCAGTACCCGATCCCCGGCAACGACGACGCGATCCGCTCCGTGAGCCTGCTCACGCGCATCATCGCCGACGCCGCGGCCGAGGGCCTCATCCAGCGTCACCAGCCCACCGACGAGTCGGCCGATGCCGAGCCCCTCGCCGACTGGGAGCGCGAGCTGCTCGAGCAGGGCGCAGCCGAAGAGGTCGCCGAGGCGGTCGTCGAGGCCGTCGTCGAGGCTGAGGCCGCCGAGGGTGTCGAGGTCGTCGAGGTCGATGTGACCGAGGTCGTGACCGAGACCGCCGATGGCGTCGAGGTCGAGGTCGTCGAGGTCGACGTCGTCGAGGCCGACACCGAGGCCGCCGACAAGTAA
- a CDS encoding tetratricopeptide repeat protein yields the protein MTDAASGAALRGAVDLSALRNRPAPTQAADASGPEARAAVPSLVMDVTDDTFAQILELSRTVPVVIDLWAEWCGPCKQLSPVLERVVTELDGRLVLAKVDVDANPQLSQAFRAQSIPMVVALVAGQPVPMFTGAVPEQQVREVFAQLLQLAAQNGVTGTVSVDGDAPGDAPEPVEAPLPPLHAEAFEAIEAGDYPRAVAAYEKAIAENPRDADARAGLGQVRLLDRVQGVDLHAARAAAAAAPADVHAQFAVADLDVAGGHVEDAFGRLLELFAQLPSDERAPVRERLLELFALVGDGDPRVIRARGQLASLLF from the coding sequence GTGACCGATGCCGCCTCCGGTGCCGCCCTGCGCGGCGCCGTCGACCTCTCGGCACTGCGAAACAGGCCGGCTCCGACGCAGGCGGCGGACGCTTCCGGTCCCGAGGCGCGCGCCGCAGTCCCGTCTCTCGTGATGGACGTCACGGACGACACGTTCGCACAGATCCTCGAGCTCTCGCGCACGGTCCCGGTCGTGATCGATCTGTGGGCGGAGTGGTGCGGTCCGTGCAAGCAGCTCAGCCCGGTGCTCGAGCGCGTCGTCACCGAGCTCGACGGACGGCTCGTCCTCGCGAAGGTCGACGTCGATGCGAACCCCCAGCTCTCGCAGGCGTTCCGCGCACAGTCGATCCCGATGGTGGTCGCACTGGTCGCCGGACAGCCTGTGCCGATGTTCACCGGCGCGGTGCCCGAGCAGCAGGTCCGCGAGGTCTTCGCACAGCTGCTGCAGCTCGCGGCGCAGAACGGCGTCACCGGCACGGTGAGCGTGGACGGGGATGCTCCGGGCGACGCCCCCGAGCCCGTCGAGGCGCCGCTCCCTCCGCTGCACGCCGAAGCGTTCGAAGCCATCGAGGCGGGCGACTACCCGCGTGCCGTCGCCGCGTACGAGAAGGCCATCGCCGAGAATCCACGGGACGCGGACGCCCGGGCCGGCCTCGGCCAGGTCCGCCTCCTCGACCGCGTGCAGGGCGTCGACCTGCACGCGGCCCGCGCGGCCGCGGCCGCAGCTCCGGCCGACGTCCACGCGCAGTTCGCGGTCGCCGACCTCGACGTCGCGGGCGGGCACGTCGAAGACGCCTTCGGACGTCTGCTCGAGCTCTTCGCACAGCTGCCGTCCGACGAGCGTGCGCCGGTGCGCGAGCGGCTGCTCGAGCTCTTCGCGCTGGTGGGCGACGGCGATCCGCGCGTCATCCGCGCACGAGGCCAGCTCGCCTCGCTGCTCTTCTGA
- the tsf gene encoding translation elongation factor Ts, whose product MANFTIADIKALRDQLGTGMVDTKKALEEADGDVEKAVEILRLKGAKGNAKRADRSTSEGLVAAREQDGKVTLIELACETDFVAKNDRFIALADKVADAAAAVAADSVEAALAATAGSQTVAQLIDDEAAIIGEKVELRRVRTLSGDHFEIYLHKTSKDLPPQVGVVLAYSGDDAETARSLAQHISFANPSYLSRDEVPEADVDKEREIVTEISRNEGKPEAALPKIVEGRVNAFFKQVSLLDQDYAKDNKLSVAQVAKDAGLTLTGFARFKVGA is encoded by the coding sequence ATGGCAAACTTCACGATCGCCGACATCAAGGCGCTGCGCGACCAGCTCGGCACGGGCATGGTCGACACGAAGAAGGCGCTCGAAGAGGCCGACGGCGACGTCGAGAAGGCCGTCGAGATCCTCCGCCTCAAGGGCGCGAAGGGCAACGCCAAGCGCGCCGACCGTTCCACCAGCGAGGGCCTCGTCGCCGCACGCGAGCAGGACGGCAAGGTCACGCTGATCGAGCTCGCCTGCGAGACCGACTTCGTCGCGAAGAACGACCGCTTCATCGCTCTGGCCGACAAGGTCGCCGATGCCGCCGCAGCCGTGGCCGCAGACTCGGTCGAGGCCGCCCTCGCGGCGACCGCCGGCTCGCAGACCGTCGCCCAGCTGATCGACGACGAGGCCGCCATCATCGGCGAGAAGGTCGAACTGCGCCGCGTGCGCACCCTGTCGGGCGACCACTTCGAGATCTACCTGCACAAGACCAGCAAGGACCTGCCCCCGCAGGTCGGCGTGGTGCTCGCCTACTCGGGCGACGACGCCGAGACCGCTCGCAGCCTCGCTCAGCACATCTCGTTCGCGAACCCGTCCTACCTGTCGCGCGACGAGGTCCCCGAGGCCGATGTCGACAAGGAGCGCGAGATCGTCACCGAGATCTCCCGCAACGAGGGCAAGCCCGAGGCCGCGCTGCCGAAGATCGTCGAAGGCCGCGTCAACGCGTTCTTCAAGCAGGTCTCCCTGCTCGACCAGGACTACGCCAAGGACAACAAGCTGTCCGTGGCGCAGGTCGCCAAGGACGCAGGTCTGACCCTGACGGGCTTCGCCCGCTTCAAGGTCGGCGCGTAG